AAGAATAAGAGTCAACACCTCAAGCATCAACCTCTCTACCGGAAGCTCAAAAGAGTTATCCAATTCATCATAGGCATACCCAACCTCACTCTCGCCCTCGACCCATGAGCTTTTATTATTGAGCTTTGACCTGCAATAGCTGTAATAACGAGAAAAAATCCATGCTCTCATCACGCTGTAAGAAACGCGATCTTCCATCACGGCTCCTTTTTTGCGGGAGAATCATAATGTTATTATTCAAATATTTACCGTGATATTTTGATATTTGACTATAGTTGATGATAGTCACCGTGTCATTGGCGACAGCGCTCTTGGTGGTAGCTGCCGCCTTGCCTGGGCTGCCAGTTCTTTCGTCAGAAATAGTCAATCACGATCAATGACTACACTCCACGCATGTCAATAATTGATGAGATCTTTCCCCAGTGGATAAATAAGCCGGCGCTCTCTCTGATGGACAAATCGAGCAACAACGCTCTTCTATTAATTTATCGTGAAAATCTCTTCTAATTTTTTCATTTTCCAAATCCCACGCACCTGCATTCACTCCATCAACATTTAGACATTGAAGCCATACCTGTACTATTCGCTCTTGAGAAAACACTGCACCAACCGCCCATGTCAGATTCTTGCAGACATGAGTTCCAATGCTTAATTTCGTTCTCAATTTCACCGCAGGAGACAGCTCCGGAAAGTCTAACTTCCCCATCTGTGCAATTGTTGTTCTGGTCGATATATTCAACCCATCGTCAAATACAATAGACCCAGAATCAAAATTGATCATGATGATACACATGAGTTACCCCATGCAACCCTAACACGGACATAACGTTAAACACTAATTTATTGCAATTGTCACAATCAAATTATCGAATTCCGGTGCTGATTTTCCATCGCTGCAGAGCAATTTAATTATACCCACATCGTTCTCAACAATCATTCCAGAATTACCAATCCAAGCCTGCATAATCCCATCAACTCGCCACACATTCCAAGCCTTAAAAACAGTTTCCGATGCACATGAAATCTCCATATCAACAACATCTGGACTGGTGTCTCCCCATAGAACGATGTCCTTCTGCTTCTGGCCGGCGACAGCGATGTGACCAAGATCAACCTTTAATCTGATCCCTTGAACTGGAATGTTTTTTGCTGATATTCGCTCCACACGGACATGCCATTTCCCCGCCGCGAGAGGGAGCCGATAAATTGGCACCACAACCATATCACCCAGAATTACTGGCTGTGCCTTTGACTCTTGAAACAACTTGGCGAGCGTTTTTGTATGCATAATTTCTAGCATCCATGTCTTCTAACTTCCATAGAAGCGCTGGTCATGTTCTAACATGAAGGTGCATGCACGAGCTGATGCACGCGTAAGACTATTCTGAGCACCTTCCTCTGTGACAACTACCATCCTTGCTTACGAATATGGGCCAGTTTCCAACAACAGAATGATCAATATCACCGGTTTCGACGAAACGGCGCGTTTGATACGGGAAATACCGATCCCCCATCGGCCTCCAACTATCTTAGTTGCCCCACGCCATCCAAGTTCGCGTTCTATCCTTTCGCGCAACTCGATTTCCGTCGGATTCCCATTAATCATGGCTGTCATTTTGGCAACTTCGGAACGCACATTGTTCCCCGAGAAGTAATCTTGACAACGGACCGGACTCGGGGATGTACGTTATCGGCCCAAACTCCGGATCGTTCAGTGCCATGTATTGACCAACCACCATGCCAGCATCGAGAGCGATTTTCCGAGATTCAGATGTTCTCTTTGGATAGATAACCCAGTTTGTTGTTCCGGGAAACATTTCTCGCGAGTGTCCTTCCATGACCCACTCAATCTCTCCGCTGTATGTTTCTACGGCAAATCTAAGTCTATTAATTACCTCCGGATCTTCATTCTCAAATCGAAAGCTAGTATAAGGCGGCATCGCCGACCTATCTTCCATTTTCGGTTGCTGACCTCTAAATTTAATTTCTGGATACCTGGATTCAAATTTTTGCCAGGCGAGCGGACCAAGGGTCTCGATGAAATTCAACAACTCCCTCCCCTCAGTCAAATCAATGAATACCATTATTCCAATCTCTGAGTCTTTCGAACACGGTGATCTCACCTGGATTTACATAGTCATTATTCTCCTCCGCCAGGCAATGGCGGATTTCGTTCCGGAATCCAATTGGAAGGCATTTCCAGCATTTGAGAATAATCCACCTTCCAGATATCCACCTCAATCGGGCGATGTTGGCTATCTACGAAAAGCGTCGCAAATACTAGCGTGCCGTCCTTGTCTAGCGCTTGTGCCGAAGCCACCATCGTCTCATGCCCATTTTTTTCGCATTGATTGGGCAAGCAAATACGGAAGCTACCCATACCACCGTCTTCCATAGGCTGAACTTCTAACGGCGTCTTCATCAAGAAATCGCCTCTTCCTTCAACTTGACCTAATTTTCCAAGGAAACCCAGAAGATTAAATTCGGCAGCGGAAATATTTCGATTCTTCATTCCACCTCACCTCTTACTGTTATTCTGCCAACGTTTATTTTTTCGTCACCGCCCTTAAATGCAAGCAATAACCGTCATGAATTTCATCGACTGGTCCCAACTTTCTGATCAATACCAACTGGTCGCCACAAATAAACCATTCGAAATGAATTGTCTGACGTTGGCGATTTATATGCCGGCGTTATCAAAACCGATGTGTCTCGCAAAACAACTACATTTCTCTCGTGAAGTTTTTCGTCATTTCATCAACAAATGTTTTGCAATTATCCGAATTCATGTCAATAACAACAAGATAGCGACGCTCACCAACTCCAAAGTAAATTGAGTTAAAGAAGAAATATGCGACATCCTCTATCGAATCATTTTCGTGACCCATGGTAACTACATCGAATCTGTCGATTGAAATAAGCACATCATCAAGATGATCATGCAGCTCATCCGCCCCCTCTCCGTATGTTAGAAAACAGGTTACCCCAGACTTCAACAGTATTTTTACCAAGCCATCATCAATTTCCCACCTCGTTCCACCAAGCCAAATTAGACATATTGTCGGAATTTCATTGAAGCTTGAAATAATACCCAACCGGCTTTTGTCAATAATCACCAACGAGCCAACTCCGCGATCAATTTTTAGCATTTTTCGGGGCCATTTTTAATAATTTATCGATATTATCTCTGAACGTAGATATTTCCGTTTCAAGATGACGAATTCTTGCAGAATGCTGCCGCTCGATAATTGCAGGTGGCAAATTCTCTATACCCAGCCGAATAGTCGGATTCGCAACAAAATCAGCCAATTTTCGCTCGTGCTCCTTAATTAATTTCTCATAGGATTTAATCGATTTAATGTCTTGCGGCGAGAGAGCATTGGCATTATTTCCGTACCTGCCAACTCCGCCATCCGCCATTTCCAACGACTGCGAGATGGCGATGGCTTGACGATAAACAACCGCTGCCTCTTTGGCTTGTTGCAATACAAAGCTATAACATCTTCCGTCACCGGGCGAACAATAATTCGCAGGATTGGCACTCATCGCGGCAACTGCCCAACCGATTTGCCTGCCCCACTCATCGGCGGCTGCATCCCGGTCGCTGGCCATTGCCTCGGCTTGATTCTGCCTCGAAACCGCCGACCACCGTGAATAGACAGTATCGGGATCGCAATTTGTTGCTGCCTTGCATGCGGCTAGTTCTGACTTGAATTCCTCTAACTGGGACGCGCTCGGGTCCGTGGTGTGCTTGAGGTAGTTATTCTCCGTCGCAACCTTCCCAATATTCGCGCCCGCAGCAACATCTGCAACCGACCCACCTGCCACGCCACCGGCCACCCCACCAACCACCAATCCAGCCAACTGCACCAACGCCTTACGATCGCTATCACTCAAACCAGGCTGATCGAGAAGCGCCTTACCAAAAGCCTCCATTGCCAGCGAGGCCGCCGCCCCACCTGCAGCACCCGCAGCGAAGCTGCCGCCGGCCGCCTGGGCAAGCAGACCACCCACCAGAGCATGGACAGCGGCCTTGGTGTCAGGAGAGGCGCCCACCAGCATGTCGCCGACCTTGCTATAAACCATCGGCGCCAACTGCTGCACCGGTTCGGCCCGGACCTTGTTCTCCTCCTGCTGTTCCTTCACCTTCTTCGCATCAAAGATCTTATCGAGAGCCTGATTGGCGCCATCCGTATCCCGATTCAAGCCAGCAAGCACTTCTTCCACCGTCTTGCCAGTCTTCTCCTTCTGCGCCTCGGCATTGGTGATGGTGACCGTCCCATTGGCAATGGCGCTCTTGGTAGTGCCGGCGGCATCGCCTTCGATTGCCTTTTGCGCATTCCCCGCGGCCGTGGCCGCAAGGGTGTTCACGCTGTTCTTCAGCAGGCTCTGACCACTGTCGAAGCTGCCGGCAATAGTCGACGAACTACTGCTGTACTCCGCCTTGTTCTCAATATCGCTGGTAGTCAGCGTGCCGGTGGTGAGGCTGTTCTTGCCCGCGTCGGCCGTACTGGCCAGCACCGCTCCCTTCAGGTCCGTGTTCTGCTTGACGTTGACCTGGAAGCCGCCATTGCCCGCGTAGATGCCGCTTTGCTCCCTGACCGAGTTGTAGGTGCTGTCGGTGTTGCCGCTCGACACACTGACGCTGCCGCTGACCGTGGTGCCGTAGCAGATCGGGGGCACGCACAGGCTGGCCTGGAAGCCGGATGACGATTCGCGGCTGTGGTAGTTGTCGGTGTCTTGCCGGCTTTCTACATTGAGGTTGCGCCCCACGTCTGCCCGCACGGTGTCGCCGGTGACTTGCGCGCCCTTGAGGTTGGTGTCGCGCCCGCTGGTGATGGTGAGCTGGTCGCTGGCGCTGACATGGCTGTTGTGGTTGGTGACGGAGTCGCCGTCGCCCTTGGCCTTGTTCTGGCTGGCGGCGAGTTCGAGCGTGAAGCCGTTTTGCTGTCCGCCGAGTGCGAGGCCCACGCCGATGCTGGCGTTGCTGCCGCCGCTCTTGCTGCTTTGGCTGGCGGTGTCTTGCGCGCTTTCCAGGTTGACGTCGCGAGCTGCGCTGAGGGTGACGGTTTTGCCGTCGATCTGTACGCCTCGCCCGGTGATGTCGCCGTCGGTGGCGTAGCCGTTGGCGTCCTTGCCGCCGGAGCCGGCGGCGACGATGGTGACGGCGTTGCCGGCCTTGACGGTGGTGCCTTGGTTGGCGCTGGCCTGGCTGCGGGATTCGGACTCGGAGCTGCCGCCGCCGATGCTGACGGTGGCTTTGATCAGCGCGGTGCCGCCGGTGCCGCCGCTGGCGAGGTCCCGGACGGTGCTGACGCCGTTGGCGACCGCGAGCGCAGCCTGCGCTGCGTAGAGCCCGCGCAGGCGGTCGTTCTTGCTGTCTTCCATGCCGCGGGCGGCGTTCTCGATGGTTTGCGCGGCGGTTACCGCGTAGCCGGACAGGGCGAGCGTGACGCCGTACTGGCTGGTTTTGTCGACCTGGTGGCTGTTTGCGGTGTCCTTGCCGGGGTCAAGCACCACGTTCTTGCCGATCAGCGTGACGTCTTTCCCGGCGGCGATATCGGCGCCGCGTGCGGTGAGGTCGTCCTTGGCGCTGATGGTGACGCTGCCGTTCTGGCTGACCACCTGGCTGCGGATGGTGTTTTCGGTGGTCTGCGCCGTGTCCAGGTGGTGGGACTCGGTACGGATGCCGACGGTGCCGGTGTAGCCGGTGCCGCCCAGGTCGCCGATCTGGCGGCTGCTGCTGTCGCTGCGCTTGGTCTTGCTGTCCTGGCCGGAGAGGATGTCGACCTTGCCTTGCAGCGCGGCTAGCGTGAGGTCGCCTTCAGCCGACAGGCCGCTGCCGGCGATGGTGATGTCGCCGCTGCGGGCCTTGACGGCGACGGTATTGCCGGTGACCACCGTGGCGTTTTGCCGGGCGGCGCTGGCGTCGCCGCTGGCGCTGGCTTTCTGGTTGCCGTACGGCAGCATGGAGACGCCGCCGTTGTTGGGACCGCCGCCGACAAAGCGGCCGACATCGCCAAGCGAGGGCGCGGCGGTGCTCAGGCTCCAGCCGCTGCTGCTGGAGCTGGTGGCTTCGCGGTAGCTGTCGGTGGAGGCTTGCAGCAGGACGTCGCGCTGGGCGTCGAGGATGGCGGCAGCGCCGGCGCTGACGGTGCTGCCGGCGATCAGGATATTGCCGTCGGTGGCTTTGCCGTTGGCGTCCTTGTCGCCGTTGCCGGTGGCGCGCAGGCGGATATCGCCGGCGCCGGTGAGCTGGCTGCCGCGCTGGGAGATCGATTCGGTCTCCACCTGGCTGCTGCTGCGGTTGCTGCCAAAGGTGATGCCCACCTGCGGCGCGGTGAAGGCGGCGGCGCCGAGTTCATTGAGCGTTTGCTTGGCGCGGGTGACGGTGCTGGGGTTGCGCTGGATGTCCTGGAGGTTGCGCGCCGTGTCGAGCGGCGTGCCGGTGAGCGCCATGGACAGGCCGCTGGAGCGGCTGCTCTGGCTGCTTTCCTGGGTGATGTGGTCCACGCCGGCCAGCACGGCGATGTTCTGCGCCTGGATATCGATATGGCCGGCGGTGGTGTTGCCTTCCTTGCGCCCGGCGATCAGGTCGCTGCCGAGGATGGTGGCGTCGCGCCCGGCGCTGATGGTGACATTGCCGTTGGCGGCGCCCACGGTGCTGCGCGCATCGCTCTGGGTGACGGCAACGGCGTGGCCGGCGCTGTTGGCCTGGTTGCTGCCCGCCGAGACGCCGATGCCGCCCTTGCCGGCAAAGGCGGAGAGCCCGGAGGATTTCTGCTCGTGTGCGTAGCTTTCTTCCCGGGTGTTCTGGCCGGCGGTGATCAGCACGTTGCCTTTGGTGGCGGCCAGGGCTACGCCGTCGGTGGCGGCGATGCCGCTCTGGCGCACGGTGAGGTCGTTGCCGGCGGTCACGCGCACGGTGTCGCCGCTGACCAGGCTGCCTACGCCAAGGTCGGCATGGCTGCTGGTCTGGTCGTGGCTGGCGCTGCGCGAGAGCAGGCCGCTGCTTCTGCTGCGGCTGTCGTAGCTGGCGTCGTGCACTTCCCGGGCTTCGCCGATGGTGATGTCCTGGGTGGCGACGATGCTGACGCCGGAGCCGCTCACGCCGGGCTTGCCGGCGCTGACTTCCGAGCCGGTCAGCGTGACGCTGCCCTTGCCTGTGACCGGCGCGGCGGTGATGCCGTTGGCTTCCAGCAGGCCGGCTGCCAGCGTTGTTTGCCCGGCTGCCAGGGTGGCGCTGGTGCCGCCTTGCACGGTGCTGCCGCGCACGGTTTCGTCGTAGGCGGACTGCGTGTAGGACGCGCCCTTGCCGCCCAGCGAGCCTTCGCTGTGGGCGGTGGTGTCTTTCGCGGCCGTGACGGTGAGATCCCGCCCGGCGATCGGGGAGACATCGCCGCCCGCCCCCACACTGGACCCCGCCAGCGCGGCGTCGCGCCCGGCCACCGCCACCACATTGCCGCCTGCCTGCACCGTGCTGCCGGCCACCGTGCTGGTCTTGTCGTGGGCATAGCTTTGCCCGCCGCGCGAGACGGCGTCCTGCGTGGTGCCGAGGGTGACCGCGCCAATGGTGAGGTCGCGGCCGGCGCCGATCAGTGCGCCCTTGCCGGCTTCGAGCACGGCGCCGCTGAGGGTGACGTCGCGCCCGGCCAGCACCAGGGCATTGCCGGTTGCCGAAATCGCCGCCACCGCGGCCACGCCCGTGGCGCCCGCGCTGTAGCCGTTGGGCCCGATCGTGCGGGCTTCCGTGACGGTCTGCGTTTCGTTGACCACATCGCGCCCGGCTTGCACCAGGACGTCCTGGCCGCCGATGCGCCCGCCCAGGTTGCGTACATCCTGCAGGGCCTGGACCACGGTGGTGCCGGTGGTGTCGCCAATGGCGCCGCGATTGACGATGTTGTTGCCGAGCACCTGCGTGGCGACGTCGCCAACGATGCGGCCGCTGTTGTTGACGTTGCTGGTGGCATTGAGCGCGACGCTGTTGCCGGTGACGAGCGCACCGGTGCTGTTGAGGTCGACGGCGTTGGACTGCGCCAGGTAGACCTTGGGCACCAGCACCGATTGATGCGTACCGTCGGGCAGCGTCACGTCTTGCGCTACCAGCCAGACCATATCGGTGGTGAGCTGGCGCATCTGGTCATCGGACAGGCCTACGCCGGGGGACAGGCCGAAGGCTTTGGCGTAGGTCACGCCGCTGTTCATCAGGGCCTGGTATTCCTTCAACTGGTCGGTGTAGCCGGCCAGGAAGGTACGGCCGGTTAGTGCCGTGACCTGGTCGCGGATGAGCTTTTCTTCATAGAAGCCGTCGCCGAGGCGCTTTTGCACCTGCTGCGGGTCCAGGCCGAGGGCGCCCAGCATGTAGTCGCTGGAGAGGAAGGCCTTGTATTGGGTGAAGCGTGAGTCGGTCTCGATCAGGTAGGGCGTGGCCGGGGCCGGGCGCAGCGTGAACAGGCCGTTGACGGGCAGCGTCAGGTTGGGGATGCCGCCGGCGGCGGTGCCGAGCGTCTGCGGGCGGCTGGTGGTGCCGGTGGCGGCCGCGACGGGGCCGGCGCCGAGGGTTGGCGCGGCGCCGGCCGTGCCCGCGACACTGCCAAGCTGCGTGCCGGAGGCGCTGCCGCCGGCCACGCCGCTGCCAGTGACAGTCTGGCCGACGCGGTTGACGGAGCCGACGGTGATGTCCTGCGCGGTGGTCTGCACGGCCTGGTTGGCGGTGGCAAGGGCCGGCAGCGCGGCTACCGTGGTGGGCGCCTGGGGCGTGGTCGGATACGGCACCGTTTGCTCATCGCTGTTGCCGCCGGATTTCTGGTGCCAGTAGAACGTGGAGGTGTCGGTGGTGCTGACCGTCTGCTGGAGCACCGTGCCGACGTCCTGTACCCCGCCACCGGCGGCGCGCCGGGACAGGTTGCCGCCGGCGGCCATGATGGACGACTGGTTCAGGATGCTGCCACCGTCGCTGTTGATGCGGATCGAGCCCTGGGCCTGGACCCGGGCCGCCGCGGTGGCGCTGACCAGGCGGTCGGTGGCGACGGTGGTGACGGTGGTGCGGGAAGTCTCGCTGTAGTCGTGAACGTCCGGGCCGAGGTCGTAGCGCACGCGCACCTGGTCCGGGCGGAGGTGCTTGGCGGGATCCCAGTCAGGCCAGAAGGTGATCCTGTAGGTGGACCCGGTGTCCTGGATGTCCTGGTAGTACTGGGTAGGGTTGGTGGCAAACGGGCGCCCGCCCGGTCCGCCTTCACCGGCGCAGCCGTTGTCGCCGCACATCGGGTTGTCGTTGCCGACGTAGGTCTCGAAGGGCGGCTGCGTGAAGGAAAGCGTCTTGGCCGTGGTATTGAGATTGACCACGTTGGACTTTGGCACTTCGAGCGTGACCGGGGCGCGCAGCGCGTTGACCATGTCCCCGCTGATGCTTGCCGCCGTGGCGCGCCACCTCCATCCGGGGAACGTGGCACTCATGTGACCGTTGGTTTCTCCGTCACCCAGTCCGGCGAGCCAGAGCGAGAGCGTCTGCGTCGTCGTGGTCTGCGGCGTGCCCGCCTCCGTCACGATGCTGGTACGCGTGTTGTTGACCGTGCGCGCGGCGATGTCGATATCGCCGTCTGCCTCGATCGTTGCCGAGCGGTTGTTGAGCACGCCGACCTGGTTGGCCAGCATGCCGGTGCCCGGGTCGCGCGTGCCGTCGCGGGCGATCTGCAGGTTGCCGGCGCTGTAGATCAGCGCGCCGTCCAGGTTCGAGACGGCGTTTGAGGCATGGATCTTGAGGTCCTGCGCGGCGGCGATGACGGCGGCCGGGCCGGTGTTGCTTAACACCGCTGCCTGCACCTGCACGGTGTTGCCGATCACGGCGCCGGTGTTGTCCAGCGCGCCGCTGATGGTGTTGACGGCATTGCCTTCGATGCGTCCGGCGTTGGTGATGGTGCCGTCGGCCTGGACGGTGGTGGCCTGCGAGTTGATGCCGGCACCGGCGGCGTTGTTCACATTGGCGCCACGCACGGCCAGGCTGCCGCCGGCCGCCAGCGTGCCGGTGTTGGTGACCGCGCCGCTGGCACGGAGTTGCAGGTCGCCGTCGGCGCGCAGCTTGTTGGCAGCGTCGTTGAGATAGTCGCCCGCTACGTTAAGCGCCAGGTTGCGCCCCGCCGTCATCTCGCCGCTGCCGCTGACGGTGCCGGCGCGGCTGGATACGCCCACGTCCTGGTTGGCGCGTACCGCGCCGCCCTGGTTTGTCATGGAGGCCATGGGTGAGCTGCACGTCGGTGCCGCCAAGCACGTTGCCGCCTTCATTGGCGAGCGTGGTGCTGGCCTGGTTGAGGGTCAGGCCCACGGCGCCGTAGATCCTGCCCCTGCGATTGTCCACGCTGCGGGTCACGCCCAGCGTGAGCGCGCCGGCCGCGGCGATCTGCGCGCCGCTTGCGTTGGCGAGATCGGTGGCGGCGAGGGTCACGTCGCCGTTGCCGCCGAGCGTGCCGCCGGTGTTGTCCAGCGCGCCGGCGGCGGTGATGGTGGTGGCGCCGTCGCCCGCGTTGGCAAGGCGCCCGCCGCGGTTGTCGATGCCGGATGCGGAGACAGTGGCCTTGCCGTGCGCGCCGTTGGCGGTGAGCGTGCCACCAGCGTTGCTCAGCGTGCCAGCGGCTGCGACAGACAGATCGCCGCTGGTCTGCGCCGTGCCGCCGGTGTTGTCCACCTGGCCCTGGCTGCTGAGCGACAGGCCGGACTGGCCGTAGAGCGTGCCCTGGCGGTTGACCAGGTCTGCGCCCGTGGTGACACTGGCGGCGCCTTGTGCGGACAGGTTGCCCCGGGTGTTGTCCAGCGAGGCCGCCTGCACGGCGAGTGCGCCGTTGCTCTGGATGGCGCCGGCTGTATTGCCCAGCGCACCCCGGCTCGTCAGCGCCAGGGCGCCGTCTCCGGCGTGCGCGATGCGCCCGCCGTCGTTGGCCAGCGACTGCGCGTCCACCGTCAGGTTCTTGCCGTTGGTGGCCAGCGTGCCCGCGGTGTTGTCGAGGGCGCCACCCGCGTTGATGACCGTGTCGGCCGTGCCGAACTGGTTGATGGCGCCGCCGTTGTTGGACAAATTGCCTGTGGTGCGGATGCCGGCCTGATCGCCTTCGATGCGGCCGGCGGCGTTGTCCAGCGACGCCGCCGACAGGTCGACGACACCACCGGACAGGGTGCCCTGGCGATTGCTGGCCGCGCCCGACACGGTGGCCGTTAGCGCTGCGCCCGCCGTGATGCTGCACTGGCCGTTGTCCAGCGACTGTGCATCCAGGCTGGCATCGCCCTTGGCGGTGATCTGTGCGTGAT
The Cupriavidus basilensis DNA segment above includes these coding regions:
- the imm2 gene encoding Imm2 family immunity protein → MEDRVSYSVMRAWIFSRYYSYCRSKLNNKSSWVEGESEVGYAYDELDNSFELPVERLMLEVLTLILDAGRGSEQAGAYHRKAIEDLLENNDLSEMLKDIPMDEVEEFKIDINVLGVI
- a CDS encoding DUF6984 family protein; this encodes MKNRNISAAEFNLLGFLGKLGQVEGRGDFLMKTPLEVQPMEDGGMGSFRICLPNQCEKNGHETMVASAQALDKDGTLVFATLFVDSQHRPIEVDIWKVDYSQMLEMPSNWIPERNPPLPGGGE